The proteins below come from a single Halomonas binhaiensis genomic window:
- the rlmB gene encoding 23S rRNA (guanosine(2251)-2'-O)-methyltransferase RlmB, with translation MANSNKRQQQRRRSASPATPGGLDSVFGVHAVRALIERGESPREVWVQDGDAERRLADLIDTLRSRGARIRHVPRDELDRLSQGASHQGVVAFVPPLVPESEEVLWHQLKAWKRDTPPLLLILDGVTDVHNVGACLRSADAAGVHGVIVPKDRAAPLNATVRKVACGAAESVPVYQVTNLARALAKLKDMGVWITGTAGEAESSLFEADFSGPTALVMGAEGKGMRRLTREACDTLVKLPMAGQVSSLNVSVATGICLFEVVRQRLPQ, from the coding sequence GTGGCCAACAGTAACAAACGTCAACAGCAACGTCGTCGAAGTGCTTCTCCGGCGACGCCCGGTGGACTTGACAGTGTATTTGGAGTGCATGCAGTGCGTGCCCTCATCGAGCGCGGAGAGTCTCCGCGTGAGGTATGGGTGCAGGATGGTGACGCAGAGCGTCGTCTGGCGGACTTGATCGATACGCTTCGTTCCCGAGGGGCACGAATACGCCATGTCCCACGCGATGAGCTGGATCGCCTGTCTCAGGGGGCATCTCATCAAGGGGTAGTGGCTTTTGTTCCCCCATTGGTGCCGGAGAGCGAAGAAGTCCTCTGGCATCAACTCAAGGCCTGGAAGCGTGACACACCTCCATTGTTGTTGATCCTTGATGGTGTCACCGATGTGCATAACGTTGGGGCATGCCTGCGTAGCGCTGATGCTGCCGGTGTGCATGGTGTCATTGTGCCCAAGGACCGCGCAGCTCCCTTGAATGCCACGGTGCGAAAAGTGGCCTGCGGGGCGGCCGAAAGTGTTCCTGTCTATCAGGTGACCAATCTGGCGCGTGCGCTGGCCAAGCTCAAGGACATGGGAGTATGGATCACGGGGACCGCCGGCGAGGCCGAAAGCAGTCTGTTCGAGGCTGATTTCAGTGGGCCTACGGCGCTGGTCATGGGGGCCGAAGGCAAGGGCATGCGGCGTTTGACCCGCGAGGCCTGTGACACCCTGGTCAAGCTGCCCATGGCGGGGCAGGTGTCGAGCTTGAACGTGTCGGTAGCTACAGGCATCTGCTTGTTCGAGGTGGTACGGCAGCGCTTGCCCCAATAG
- the rpsF gene encoding 30S ribosomal protein S6, which produces MRCVHPDQSEQVPAMVERYTSIVTENAGTVHRLEDWGRRHLAYPINKIHKAHYVLMNVEASGETIEEIENIFRFNDAIIRSLVVRCKEAITEASPMMKPVEEKRARREEKPRTAESA; this is translated from the coding sequence CTGCGATGCGTCCATCCGGACCAGAGTGAGCAGGTTCCGGCCATGGTCGAGCGCTACACCAGCATCGTGACCGAGAATGCCGGTACTGTTCATCGTCTCGAGGATTGGGGCCGTCGTCACCTGGCTTACCCGATCAACAAGATCCACAAGGCTCACTACGTGCTGATGAACGTTGAAGCCAGCGGCGAGACTATCGAGGAAATCGAGAACATCTTCCGCTTCAACGATGCCATCATTCGTAGCTTGGTGGTGCGCTGCAAGGAAGCCATCACTGAAGCGTCTCCGATGATGAAACCGGTGGAAGAGAAGCGTGCCCGTCGCGAAGAAAAGCCGCGCACCGCTGAATCCGCCTAA
- the rpsR gene encoding 30S ribosomal protein S18, whose amino-acid sequence MARFFRRRKFCRFTAEGVKQIDYKDLDTLKAYITETGKIVPSRITGTKARYQRQLSTAIKRARYLALLPYTDSHQ is encoded by the coding sequence ATGGCACGTTTTTTCCGTCGCCGTAAGTTCTGCCGTTTCACCGCTGAAGGCGTGAAGCAGATCGACTACAAGGATCTGGACACGCTCAAGGCCTACATCACCGAGACCGGCAAGATCGTTCCCAGCCGTATCACCGGTACCAAGGCCCGTTATCAGCGCCAGCTGTCTACCGCGATCAAGCGCGCTCGCTATCTGGCTCTGCTGCCCTATACCGATAGCCACCAGTAA
- a CDS encoding carbon starvation protein A, with amino-acid sequence MITFITAILLLVVGYFTYGKFVERVFVTDRKRPTPAFTMRDDVDYLPMNSARNSLIQLLNIAGVGPIFGPILGALYGPVAFLWIVIGCIFAGAVHDYLTGMISIRNHGAHLPQLAGKFLGKTMKHVVNGFAVLLLLLVGTVFVTSPAALLQSMTPFSLTLIIGAIFAYYLLATLLPIDKIIGRIYPYFGALLLISAAGIGIGLVVTGAPIPELSLQNMHPEGAPIFPLLFLTISCGALSGFHATQTPIISRTTENEDNGRKIFYGMMIAEGIIAMIWAAAAMSLFHGDHSLSAVLAAGGPAAVVSEVSISMLGAIGGTLAILGVIVLPITSGDTAFRSARMIIADYLKIDQKPLVKRLMVAAPLFVASYALTHIDFTLLWRYFSWANQTTAVIALWVGTMYLVLARKPHLITSIPAVFMTMATFTYLAYAPIGFGLSLQVSYVVAALGTLLCIALFMKRVRRLSGGIFAVDEPAQPPRDSLKGSELSTAN; translated from the coding sequence ATGATTACCTTCATCACCGCAATCCTGCTTCTGGTTGTGGGCTATTTCACTTATGGCAAGTTCGTGGAACGTGTTTTCGTCACGGACCGCAAGAGACCCACTCCGGCGTTTACGATGCGCGACGATGTCGATTACCTGCCGATGAACTCTGCGCGCAACTCTCTGATCCAGCTTTTGAACATTGCGGGTGTTGGTCCTATTTTCGGGCCGATTCTGGGGGCGCTCTACGGGCCAGTCGCTTTTCTGTGGATTGTCATTGGCTGCATTTTTGCCGGTGCCGTTCACGACTATCTGACTGGCATGATCTCGATCCGTAACCACGGTGCTCACTTGCCTCAGCTGGCCGGCAAGTTCCTGGGCAAGACCATGAAGCATGTGGTCAATGGTTTTGCGGTTCTGTTATTGCTGCTGGTGGGAACTGTCTTCGTGACGTCGCCTGCTGCCTTGCTGCAAAGCATGACACCTTTCTCCCTGACGCTGATCATTGGCGCCATCTTCGCCTATTACCTGTTGGCAACGCTGCTGCCCATCGACAAGATCATCGGACGCATCTATCCGTACTTCGGTGCTTTGTTACTGATTAGTGCGGCAGGCATCGGTATCGGTCTCGTAGTGACGGGAGCTCCAATTCCTGAGCTGTCACTGCAGAACATGCACCCTGAAGGTGCTCCTATCTTTCCGCTGCTGTTCCTGACGATTTCCTGCGGTGCCTTGTCCGGCTTTCATGCAACACAGACGCCCATCATTTCGCGTACCACCGAGAATGAAGACAACGGTCGCAAGATCTTTTACGGCATGATGATCGCTGAAGGGATCATCGCGATGATCTGGGCTGCTGCGGCGATGAGCCTGTTCCATGGCGATCATAGCCTGTCGGCCGTGCTGGCAGCAGGTGGTCCTGCTGCGGTGGTCAGTGAGGTTTCCATCTCCATGCTGGGCGCCATTGGCGGCACGCTTGCAATACTGGGCGTCATCGTGCTGCCGATCACCTCTGGTGATACGGCCTTCCGCAGTGCGCGGATGATCATTGCCGACTATCTCAAGATCGACCAGAAGCCTCTGGTCAAGCGCTTGATGGTAGCGGCTCCTTTGTTCGTGGCTTCCTATGCGCTGACCCATATCGACTTCACCCTGCTGTGGCGCTACTTCTCCTGGGCCAACCAGACGACAGCTGTCATCGCCTTGTGGGTCGGTACCATGTACCTGGTGCTGGCGCGCAAGCCTCACCTGATCACCTCTATCCCTGCCGTGTTCATGACCATGGCGACCTTCACCTACCTGGCCTATGCGCCGATTGGCTTTGGCCTGTCGTTGCAGGTCAGTTATGTGGTGGCCGCACTTGGCACGCTGCTGTGTATCGCCTTGTTCATGAAGCGCGTGCGTCGCTTGAGTGGTGGCATCTTCGCCGTGGATGAACCTGCACAGCCTCCTCGTGATTCTCTGAAAGGCTCTGAGCTATCGACTGCCAACTGA
- the dnaB gene encoding replicative DNA helicase, with product MSEVQELDQEAAALKVPPHSLEAEQSVLGGLMLDNQAWDGIADRLAAGDFYRYEHRLIFNAMVALAEGSQPLDVVTLSEALEARDQLDTVGGLAYLAELARNTPSASNIRAYGDIVRERATLRKLIQAANQIAESAFAPNGRGSDELVNEAERLVFQISEDRPKAGGPIGMSELLTKAVDRIDELFNMKGAMTGLSTGFRDLDEMTSGLQPSDLVIVAGRPSMGKTTFAMNLVEHAVVSSDRPVVVFSMEMPAESIMLRMLSSLGRIDQTRVRSGQLEDEDWPRLTSAVNLLKDKQLFIDDTAALSPNEMRSRVRRIVREHGNLAMIMIDYLQLMQVPGFSENRTGEISEISRSLKGLAKEFACPVIALSQLNRSLEQRPNKRPVMSDLRESGAIEQDADLIGFVYRDEVYNPDNPDNKGLAEFIIGKQRNGPIGAVHMAFIGKYTRFEDLAPDAYGDTFGE from the coding sequence ATGAGTGAGGTCCAGGAACTCGACCAGGAAGCCGCTGCGCTGAAGGTACCGCCACATTCTCTCGAAGCCGAGCAGTCAGTGCTCGGAGGCTTGATGCTCGACAACCAAGCTTGGGATGGTATCGCCGATCGCCTGGCTGCTGGTGATTTCTATCGTTACGAGCATCGTCTGATTTTCAACGCCATGGTGGCGCTGGCGGAAGGCAGTCAACCTTTGGATGTGGTGACTCTGTCGGAAGCTCTGGAGGCGCGAGACCAGTTGGACACGGTGGGAGGTCTGGCGTATCTGGCGGAACTGGCGCGAAATACCCCCTCAGCGAGCAACATACGCGCTTATGGCGACATCGTTCGCGAGCGAGCGACATTACGCAAGTTGATTCAGGCCGCCAATCAGATCGCAGAAAGTGCTTTCGCCCCCAATGGCCGAGGCTCCGATGAGCTGGTCAACGAAGCCGAGCGTCTGGTGTTCCAGATCAGCGAGGATCGTCCCAAGGCGGGAGGGCCGATCGGCATGAGTGAACTGCTGACCAAGGCGGTCGACCGCATTGATGAGCTGTTCAACATGAAGGGGGCGATGACGGGGTTGTCCACGGGGTTCCGCGATCTTGATGAAATGACATCCGGCCTTCAGCCTTCGGATCTGGTTATCGTCGCTGGACGTCCTTCGATGGGCAAGACGACCTTTGCCATGAATCTGGTGGAACATGCCGTGGTATCCAGCGACAGGCCGGTCGTCGTGTTTTCCATGGAGATGCCGGCGGAATCCATCATGCTCAGGATGCTGTCATCCCTGGGGCGTATCGACCAGACACGAGTACGTAGTGGCCAGTTGGAAGATGAAGATTGGCCGCGCCTGACGTCTGCGGTCAACCTGCTCAAGGACAAGCAGCTCTTCATCGACGATACCGCCGCGTTGTCTCCCAATGAGATGCGCTCCCGGGTACGGCGGATCGTGCGTGAGCATGGCAACCTGGCCATGATCATGATCGACTACCTGCAGTTGATGCAGGTACCTGGCTTCTCCGAGAACCGTACCGGTGAAATCTCCGAGATCTCTCGTTCTCTCAAGGGATTGGCCAAGGAGTTCGCATGCCCGGTGATTGCGCTTTCCCAGCTTAACCGCTCGCTCGAGCAGCGTCCCAACAAGCGCCCGGTAATGTCTGACCTGCGGGAATCTGGCGCTATTGAGCAGGATGCTGACTTGATTGGTTTCGTCTATCGCGATGAGGTCTACAATCCGGATAATCCCGATAACAAGGGACTGGCGGAATTCATCATCGGTAAGCAGCGTAATGGCCCGATCGGGGCTGTGCACATGGCCTTCATCGGTAAGTACACTCGTTTTGAAGACTTGGCGCCGGATGCGTATGGCGATACCTTCGGCGAGTAA
- a CDS encoding DUF6482 family protein codes for MELHELQNFVEGQHHFEIRVIGSSTSRFYQVELEDMEGGRHSLCRSGKPVLFRSLEDVYLELKRAGIHQAYLVQQVAEDELVGRSTHYLAPLASRTPLAF; via the coding sequence ATGGAACTTCATGAGCTTCAAAATTTTGTAGAAGGGCAGCACCATTTTGAAATCCGGGTGATCGGCTCTTCCACCAGCCGTTTCTATCAGGTTGAACTGGAAGATATGGAAGGGGGGCGTCACAGCCTGTGTCGCAGTGGCAAACCTGTACTGTTCCGCTCTCTGGAGGATGTCTATCTGGAGCTCAAGCGGGCCGGTATCCACCAGGCCTACCTGGTGCAGCAGGTTGCTGAGGATGAACTGGTCGGTCGCAGTACACACTACCTGGCGCCCCTGGCCTCACGTACTCCCCTGGCATTCTGA
- the hemH gene encoding ferrochelatase, with translation MAQPAPQSALSSLQTQCDASAQSTKVGVLLANLGTPDATDYWSVRRYLSEFLSDQRVVDYPRWLWQPLLQLVILSRRPFASGEAYRSIWNEERDESPLLTITRQQCDKLSALLKAEHGERVEVDFCMRYGNPSTDSAVRRLQEKGCQRILFFPLYPQYAAPTTASACDQLFRSLMKQKWQTAVRTVPAYYAHPGYVEALAASVAVHWQSDETPSLLVASYHGVPKRYTEAGDPYETQCHATTQLLQHALGWEDGSIVTTFQSKFGPEEWVGPATIDQVAVLARQGHKHIAVVSPAFSADCVETLEEIQQQIQEAFLEAGGERFTYIACLNDRDDHMAALADIARNELSGWL, from the coding sequence ATGGCCCAGCCAGCCCCACAGTCTGCTCTATCCTCTCTTCAGACCCAGTGTGATGCTTCCGCGCAGAGCACCAAGGTTGGTGTTCTGCTGGCGAATCTTGGGACACCGGATGCGACGGATTACTGGTCGGTCCGACGTTACCTGAGTGAGTTTCTATCTGACCAGCGTGTCGTGGATTATCCACGCTGGCTATGGCAGCCACTATTGCAGTTGGTCATCCTCAGTCGCCGCCCCTTTGCTTCTGGAGAGGCCTATCGCAGTATATGGAACGAGGAACGCGACGAGAGCCCGTTATTGACGATCACTCGCCAGCAGTGCGACAAGCTGTCAGCCCTGCTGAAAGCGGAGCATGGAGAGCGGGTAGAGGTAGATTTCTGCATGCGCTATGGCAACCCGTCCACCGACAGTGCGGTGCGCCGCCTGCAGGAGAAAGGCTGCCAGCGTATCCTGTTCTTCCCACTGTATCCTCAATATGCAGCTCCGACGACGGCGAGCGCCTGTGACCAGTTATTCCGCTCGTTGATGAAGCAGAAATGGCAGACAGCGGTACGTACGGTTCCTGCCTATTACGCTCACCCTGGGTATGTCGAGGCTCTTGCCGCATCAGTTGCAGTGCATTGGCAGAGCGATGAGACACCTTCTCTACTGGTTGCCTCATACCATGGTGTGCCCAAGCGTTACACCGAGGCCGGAGATCCCTACGAGACCCAATGCCATGCAACCACTCAGTTGCTGCAGCATGCTCTGGGATGGGAGGACGGTAGTATCGTGACAACGTTCCAGTCCAAATTTGGTCCAGAAGAGTGGGTGGGACCCGCGACCATTGACCAGGTGGCGGTACTTGCTCGGCAGGGCCACAAGCATATTGCCGTAGTGTCTCCTGCGTTTTCGGCTGACTGTGTGGAAACGCTGGAAGAGATCCAGCAGCAGATTCAAGAGGCCTTTCTTGAGGCCGGAGGAGAGCGCTTCACTTATATTGCCTGCCTCAATGACCGTGATGATCATATGGCGGCTCTGGCCGATATTGCGCGCAATGAACTCTCGGGGTGGTTGTAG
- a CDS encoding Na+/H+ antiporter subunit G: MLYVILEAVISALLIAGGLFAFIGSMGLAHLRDFFMRLHGPTKATTLGIGCMLIASMLYFSVTQSELHLQELLITLFLFITAPVSAHLLAKVGLHQRLKFVDKTRGKPVEFLDEDIGGKPLSDSSDSNS, translated from the coding sequence ATGCTGTATGTGATTCTTGAAGCGGTGATTTCGGCACTACTGATTGCGGGAGGCCTGTTTGCCTTCATTGGCTCAATGGGTCTTGCGCATCTGCGGGACTTCTTCATGCGCTTGCATGGCCCCACCAAGGCCACGACACTGGGCATCGGCTGCATGCTGATCGCTTCCATGCTGTATTTCAGTGTCACTCAGTCCGAACTACATCTGCAGGAACTGCTGATCACGTTGTTCCTCTTCATCACCGCACCAGTAAGCGCCCACCTGCTGGCCAAGGTAGGGCTCCATCAACGCTTGAAGTTTGTCGATAAAACGCGGGGCAAACCGGTCGAGTTCCTGGATGAAGATATTGGGGGGAAGCCACTGTCTGACTCCAGTGACAGCAATAGTTGA
- a CDS encoding K+/H+ antiporter subunit F — MLDTAVVISGALIALSLLLNLFRLTRGPDMPDRILALDTMYVNSIALILLMGLWMNSKTYFEAALLIALLGFISTVAVCKYLLRGDIIE; from the coding sequence ATGCTAGATACCGCCGTGGTCATCAGCGGTGCCTTGATCGCCTTGTCACTGCTGCTCAACCTGTTCCGTCTTACCCGGGGGCCGGACATGCCTGACCGCATCCTGGCCCTGGACACCATGTACGTGAATTCCATTGCCCTGATTTTGCTGATGGGGTTGTGGATGAACTCCAAGACCTACTTCGAGGCAGCCCTGCTGATTGCCCTTCTCGGCTTCATCAGTACAGTGGCTGTCTGCAAGTATCTGCTACGCGGCGATATCATCGAATAA
- a CDS encoding Na+/H+ antiporter subunit E: MMRLRSWLPTPGLSLLLLIVWLLLVNQVSVGHLLLGGILAIAIPRLTSRFWDRQPTVHKPMKLVLFFLRVVGDIIVANLQVARIILSPWRRSRPHFVEYPLMLEERFTITILASTITLTPGTVSANLRMDGKTLLIHALDVEDDATLIRTIRERYEQPLKEIFEC; encoded by the coding sequence ATGATGCGCCTGCGCTCCTGGCTGCCCACCCCGGGCCTGTCACTGCTGCTGTTGATTGTCTGGCTGTTGCTGGTCAACCAAGTCTCCGTGGGGCACCTGCTCCTGGGAGGCATTCTTGCCATCGCTATTCCACGCTTGACCTCTCGCTTCTGGGATCGACAGCCGACAGTGCACAAGCCCATGAAGCTGGTGCTGTTCTTCCTGCGTGTCGTTGGCGATATCATCGTTGCCAATCTCCAGGTCGCACGTATCATCCTCAGCCCCTGGCGCCGTTCTCGACCGCATTTCGTCGAGTATCCGCTGATGCTGGAAGAGCGCTTCACGATCACCATTCTGGCCAGCACCATCACCCTCACTCCAGGAACGGTATCCGCCAATCTGCGCATGGATGGAAAGACCTTGCTGATCCATGCCCTGGATGTGGAAGACGACGCGACATTGATTCGCACGATCCGTGAACGCTACGAACAGCCACTGAAGGAGATCTTTGAATGCTAG
- a CDS encoding monovalent cation/H+ antiporter subunit D, producing MMSHLIILPVVLPLAAAVILLLARFGAFTRRLLALIATGALLISCVMLVGKASQGEVLYYALGNWQPPFGIVLVLDRLSALMVTVTAILSMGCVIFACGGDDEKGSNFHGLFQLQLMGINGAFLTGDLFNLFVFFEVLLLASYALLVHGGGRDRIQSAVHYVVLNLAGSALFLIAVGMLYGATGTLNMADMARAVSVMDPERNGLVVAGALMLLVVFGLKAAILPLYFWLPRTYASAPAPVAALFAVMTKVGIYAILRVYSLVFGDQAGTLEALEQPWVWWMALATLVIAAIGVLAARDLRLLVAYLVLVSVGTLLAGLGMHSPQATSALLFYLVHTTLVTGGLFLLADMIGLQRGKVGTRLVKGRTPIHATALGLLFLLGAIAVAGLPPLSGALAKALLLAAADGIQRAWLWPPLLIAGLCALVALSRAGSTLFWRSQESDNTDDQLSGWHWAGTAWLLIASPLLVVLAGPLATYTEAAAAQLNDPSAIIQALLPTEEDAP from the coding sequence CTGATGTCACACCTGATCATCCTTCCCGTCGTTCTGCCACTGGCAGCAGCCGTGATATTGCTGCTGGCACGTTTTGGAGCCTTCACTCGCCGCTTGCTCGCGCTCATTGCCACCGGCGCCTTGCTGATCTCCTGCGTGATGCTGGTAGGCAAAGCCAGCCAAGGGGAAGTGCTCTATTATGCCCTTGGCAACTGGCAGCCTCCCTTTGGCATCGTCCTGGTACTGGACAGACTCTCTGCACTGATGGTGACAGTAACCGCCATCCTGTCCATGGGTTGCGTGATATTTGCCTGTGGTGGCGATGACGAGAAAGGCAGTAACTTCCATGGCCTGTTTCAGCTTCAGCTCATGGGCATCAACGGTGCTTTCCTGACAGGCGATCTGTTCAACCTGTTCGTCTTCTTCGAAGTCCTGCTACTGGCCTCCTATGCCCTGCTGGTGCATGGAGGCGGACGTGATCGCATCCAGTCAGCCGTGCATTATGTCGTGCTCAACCTGGCGGGATCAGCGCTGTTCCTGATTGCCGTAGGCATGCTGTACGGCGCCACTGGCACGCTCAACATGGCCGACATGGCCCGAGCAGTGAGTGTGATGGACCCGGAACGTAACGGCCTGGTCGTGGCCGGGGCACTGATGCTTCTGGTGGTCTTCGGACTCAAGGCTGCCATCCTGCCGCTGTACTTCTGGTTGCCCCGTACTTATGCCAGTGCTCCGGCACCAGTGGCAGCCCTGTTCGCTGTCATGACCAAGGTCGGGATCTATGCCATCCTACGCGTCTATTCCCTGGTCTTTGGTGACCAGGCAGGTACTCTGGAAGCTCTGGAGCAGCCCTGGGTATGGTGGATGGCACTGGCGACACTGGTCATTGCCGCCATAGGTGTGCTGGCAGCCAGGGATCTGCGTCTGCTGGTGGCGTATCTCGTGCTGGTCTCCGTGGGAACCCTGCTGGCGGGCCTGGGCATGCATTCACCTCAGGCGACCTCCGCTCTCCTGTTCTATCTGGTACATACCACTCTGGTCACCGGTGGACTCTTCCTGCTTGCCGACATGATCGGCCTGCAGCGCGGCAAGGTGGGTACTCGTCTGGTCAAGGGCCGCACTCCCATTCATGCAACAGCCCTCGGCTTGCTGTTCCTGCTTGGTGCGATTGCGGTGGCAGGCTTGCCACCCCTCTCCGGCGCCCTCGCCAAGGCCTTGCTGCTGGCGGCGGCAGATGGCATCCAGCGCGCCTGGCTGTGGCCACCGCTGCTGATTGCTGGGTTATGTGCTCTCGTAGCATTGTCCCGGGCAGGCTCGACACTGTTCTGGCGCAGTCAGGAAAGCGACAACACCGATGACCAGTTATCCGGCTGGCACTGGGCTGGCACCGCATGGCTGCTGATTGCCTCCCCTTTGCTGGTCGTTCTGGCCGGCCCCCTGGCCACTTATACCGAAGCGGCAGCGGCTCAGCTCAATGATCCTTCAGCCATAATTCAAGCCCTTCTTCCTACTGAGGAGGATGCCCCATGA
- a CDS encoding Na+/H+ antiporter subunit C produces MELLYAITTGVLSASGLYLTLRGRTFPVVVGLTLLSYAVNLFLFSMGGLTSNAPAIIGDSSHYSDPLPQALVLTAIVIGFAMTAFAIILAMRARGDMGNDHVDGRKAEDRGERR; encoded by the coding sequence ATGGAACTGCTTTATGCCATCACCACCGGCGTGCTCAGCGCCAGCGGCCTGTACTTGACTCTGCGCGGACGAACCTTCCCGGTCGTCGTAGGACTGACGCTGCTGTCCTATGCCGTCAACCTGTTCCTGTTTTCCATGGGCGGCCTGACATCAAACGCTCCCGCCATCATCGGTGACAGCAGCCATTATTCTGATCCACTGCCCCAGGCACTGGTCCTGACGGCCATCGTCATCGGCTTTGCCATGACAGCCTTCGCCATCATTCTGGCCATGCGTGCCCGCGGTGACATGGGCAACGATCACGTGGATGGCCGCAAGGCCGAGGATCGAGGGGAACGTCGCTGA